The Geitlerinema sp. PCC 9228 genome includes the window GCCGTAATCGGCATCGTAGGAAATTTCTACGGTTTGGGGAAGTTGGTAAGCTTGCAGTAATAATACGTAAAGCGGTTGTTTGGGTTTCCAGCGAAATCGCTTGCTGGCGAAATCTTGATTCCAAATATGAAATGGGAATAAGGCATCTAGGGTGGCGGATTCTTGGATGCGGAAAATATGGGTGATGTCGGCAACGGCGGCAATGGGAATGGTTTCGGGATGCCAGCCGGAGGTGACGGGGGTAACTTGACTGGCGTATTCGGGTTTGAGGAGGTTGGGATTTTGATGTTCGTAGGTAGGATAGAGGAAGATGCGATCGCTATCTACCTGAAAGCGGTGGTTGGTTTCGCGAATACCGCCTTTTCGCAGCAGCATGATGGTTTCGCCGCGTTGGATGGCATTGACGGCAACTGCCCATTCTTTTAAGGCTTTGGTGAGGGTTGGCGTTTCGGTGAAA containing:
- a CDS encoding DUF1802 family protein; this translates as MVFTETPTLTKALKEWAVAVNAIQRGETIMLLRKGGIRETNHRFQVDSDRIFLYPTYEHQNPNLLKPEYASQVTPVTSGWHPETIPIAAVADITHIFRIQESATLDALFPFHIWNQDFASKRFRWKPKQPLYVLLLQAYQLPQTVEISYDADYGGCRSWIDLKQPISLEGMTPVLTPAAYEQKVEKIRSIVKLEPSATETP